The sequence CCATCTATCATAAACAGATGGGTATTTAAAGAGTCAATCTATAAGCCGAGTTCTGTTCCTATCTAACTTTTAAAAATATAAAAATTAAATAAGCGGTGATCATCCATCTAGGATGATAGTTACCTATCACCTCAAGCAGCCTACCCGAGAGTAGGGCGAGCAACCCCTAATACTCTCCTATTTGGCCTTGCTCCAGGCGGGGTTTTCCAAGCCAATCAGTCACCTGATTGCTGGTGAGCTCTTAACTCGCCTTTTCACCCTTACCCTATTAGATCAATCTTTACTAAATAGCTTCTCAAGCTTGAAAATTAGCAAATGGCAATATTGGTAATAAATAGTGATAGTAATTTTTTAATATAATTCTAAAATTACTATCTTATTCAATTATCAGAATCTATATTTAATTTAAAGATCTAATAGGGCGGTATATTTTCTGTGGCACTATCCTTGGAGTCACCTCCACTGGGTGTTACCCAGCACCTTGCCCTACGGAGCCCGGACTTTCCTCAGAAGTAAAAACTTCTGCGATCACCCAATTGACTCATATAAAATTATACCATTTTTAGAAAATCTAATAAACGTTGTTAAATATAAATTTCAAAATTCCTATTAAAAAAGGGTGGATTCGATTTCATTCTCTACAAAATGAACTTCAACATCTTTATCGAGAGATGAATTAATTGCTTTATTTACAAGTTTATCAGCAGCTTTAATTACATTTCTTGGGACATTTAAAAGACTAACTTTTCTATAAGCACTAAGTAATAATCTTACCTTTTGATGAAGAATTTTTAGATTTGGACTCTTAACTTTCCACCTCTTCTTTAATTGATTTACCATTAGTTTGCTATCACATTTTATCTCTATTTCATCTGCACCAAATTCCTTCGATATTTCTAATGCTCTTAGTAAAGCAATATACTCTGCTACATTATTAGTAGTTCTTCCAATAAATTCACTAACTTCCTTTATTAGTTTTCCTTCTTTATTAAAAATTAAAATTCCTATTCCAGCTGGTCCTGGATTTCCTTTTGAACCACCGTCAGTAAATAAAATTAACTTCTTATATTCTTTAGTCTTCTTTTCATTCATATTTCACCTTATGG is a genomic window of Actinomycetota bacterium containing:
- a CDS encoding ribonuclease HI family protein, yielding MNEKKTKEYKKLILFTDGGSKGNPGPAGIGILIFNKEGKLIKEVSEFIGRTTNNVAEYIALLRALEISKEFGADEIEIKCDSKLMVNQLKKRWKVKSPNLKILHQKVRLLLSAYRKVSLLNVPRNVIKAADKLVNKAINSSLDKDVEVHFVENEIESTLF